A segment of the Actinomycetota bacterium genome:
CAGCGCTGCGGCTGCGTCTTCGGCTTCGGCTCGTATCTCTTCGGCAGCGCGGATCGCTTCGGAGAGCTCCGCCGACGCGAGTCGCGCGAGAAGGCCCAGGTGCGCGAGCCTTCGCGTCCCCGCCTCGGGGTCGAAGGCGAGCCGCAACGCCCGGGCGAGGTTGCCGCCGACGCGGGCGGCCCACGCGGCGCGCTCGGCGTCGAGGTTGTGCTGCTCCACGAGCACCCGGCGGATCGCCTGAGGTCCGAGCGGTACGAAGTCGATCCGCCGGCACCGCGACACCACGGTCTCGGGCAGCCCTTGGGCGTCCGCCGTCACGAGGAGGAACACCACCCCGGCCGGCGGCTCCTCGAGCACCTTCAGCAACGAGTTCGCGGCGTGCGGGTTCATCTGCGACGCGTCCTCGATCACGAAGACCTTCGCGGAGCCTTCGATGGCCGTCCGGTGAGCTTCGGGGATCACCCCCCGGTCGGTCGTCGAGCCCCGGATCTGGTCGACGAGGATCTGCTGACCCTCGGGGACGATCAGATGCACGTCCGGGTGCGCCCAGCGAAGCACCTTCGCGCACGACGAACACTCGCCGCATCCGACGCCGCCGGAGGGACAGTTCAGCGCGGCGGCGAACGCGAGCGCCGCCGGCCGGCGACCGACCCCCTCGGGCCCGACGAAGAGCCATGCGTGACCGGGGCTGCCCGAGGAGAGCGCCTCGCCGAGCGCGGCGACCGCGGCCTCTTGCCCGACGAGCCGCGACCACATCTGCGGAAGCGGTGCGCGTTCGGGCTTGCTCGCCATCAGATGCCTTCCCGCATGAATGGGAGGATCGCCGTTCTGACCTGACGCTGCACCTCTTCGATCGAGCCTGCCGCGTCGATGACGGCGAAGCGGCTCGGGAACGACCGCGCGAGGTGGAGGTACGCCTCGCCGACCTTGCGATGGAACGCGACGTCCTCCTGCTCCATGCGGTCGGGGTCGCCTTTCGTTCGCGCGAGGCCGAGCTCCGCGTCGAGGTGGAGCAGCAGCACGAGATCCGGAAGCATCTCGTCGGTCGCCCACGCGTTCAGCCGCATGACGTCGTCCTCACCCAAGCCGCGGGCGATCCCCTGATACGCCAGCGACGAGTCGAGGTAACGGTCGCAAAGCACGATCGATCCGACCTCGAGCGCCGGCCGGATCACCTCCGAGACGTGCTGGGCGCGACTGGCCGCATACAGCAAGGCTTCGGTCTTCGGATCCATCTCTTTGCAGTCGGGGTCGAGCACCACGTGACGGATGCGCTCGGCTATG
Coding sequences within it:
- the holB gene encoding DNA polymerase III subunit delta', translated to MASKPERAPLPQMWSRLVGQEAAVAALGEALSSGSPGHAWLFVGPEGVGRRPAALAFAAALNCPSGGVGCGECSSCAKVLRWAHPDVHLIVPEGQQILVDQIRGSTTDRGVIPEAHRTAIEGSAKVFVIEDASQMNPHAANSLLKVLEEPPAGVVFLLVTADAQGLPETVVSRCRRIDFVPLGPQAIRRVLVEQHNLDAERAAWAARVGGNLARALRLAFDPEAGTRRLAHLGLLARLASAELSEAIRAAEEIRAEAEDAAAALRKQHERELEDLAELIGDGRGTASQRKRLADRQKREARRAELDTYLYTLDDLATAYRDRLIGAVGAGEELMVDDAAPRLRSDPSSALRALELIERTRLAIERNAAPRLALEALFAGLGAFPVH